In one Alphaproteobacteria bacterium genomic region, the following are encoded:
- a CDS encoding SAM-dependent chlorinase/fluorinase, translated as MTAPIFLFTDFRTDGPYVGQMHGAIYATWPEARIVDLMHDAPAMDPMASSYLLAAVLEDLPADAMVVAVVDPGVGSAREALLVEADDRCLIGPDNGLFEIALRRASRVARFTLQWRPERLSASFHGRDLFAPAAARWAMGRKPACVPAMPNPPSRPGADWPDDLAQILYIDGYGNAMTGLRALALKDPVRVTLPDGTSPPRARTFSDVPERFGFWYENSLGLVEIAVNGGSAAEKYGLRVGDTIEI; from the coding sequence ATGACGGCACCGATCTTTCTGTTTACCGATTTCCGAACCGACGGTCCCTATGTCGGCCAGATGCACGGCGCAATCTACGCCACCTGGCCGGAGGCGCGGATCGTCGATCTGATGCACGATGCGCCGGCCATGGACCCAATGGCGTCCTCCTATCTGCTGGCCGCGGTCTTGGAAGACTTGCCGGCGGACGCCATGGTCGTGGCCGTGGTTGATCCGGGTGTCGGCAGCGCCCGCGAGGCCCTGCTGGTCGAGGCGGATGACCGCTGCCTGATCGGTCCGGATAACGGGTTGTTCGAGATCGCCCTGCGCCGGGCGTCCCGTGTCGCGCGGTTTACCCTGCAATGGCGACCGGAACGCCTGTCGGCCAGTTTCCACGGCCGCGACCTGTTCGCGCCCGCGGCCGCGCGATGGGCGATGGGGCGCAAACCCGCCTGTGTGCCGGCCATGCCCAATCCGCCATCCCGTCCCGGTGCGGACTGGCCCGATGATCTGGCCCAGATTCTCTACATCGACGGATACGGCAATGCGATGACGGGGCTGCGAGCATTGGCCCTTAAAGACCCGGTGCGGGTCACCCTGCCGGACGGGACGTCACCGCCGCGGGCGCGCACCTTCTCGGACGTGCCGGAGCGGTTCGGTTTCTGGTATGAAAACAGTCTGGGACTGGTCGAGATCGCCGTGAATGGCGGCAGTGCGGCGGAAAAATACGGTCTGCGTGTCGGCGACACGATCGAGATCTGA
- a CDS encoding NAD(P)H-dependent oxidoreductase: MPTVKLLAFAGSARRDSMNKKVLKTAVAGAREAGAEVTVIDLRDYPMPLVDEDLEAAEGLPENGAKLQALFGAHHGLLLACPEYNSSITPLLKNTIDWVSRPGPNGPGSQYLRGKTAGLISASAGALGGLRGLVHVRAILGNIGMTVIPNQVAVSGAKKILAEDGSITDPDREKQVKAVGATLAEVTGKLIA; the protein is encoded by the coding sequence ATGCCGACCGTGAAACTGCTTGCCTTCGCCGGCAGCGCCCGACGCGACTCGATGAACAAGAAGGTTCTGAAGACCGCGGTTGCCGGTGCTCGTGAGGCGGGGGCGGAAGTAACCGTGATCGACCTTCGGGACTATCCCATGCCGCTGGTGGACGAGGACCTGGAGGCCGCGGAAGGCCTGCCGGAGAACGGTGCGAAACTGCAGGCCTTGTTCGGTGCGCATCACGGTCTGCTGCTGGCCTGCCCCGAATACAACAGTTCGATCACGCCCTTGTTGAAGAACACAATCGACTGGGTATCGCGCCCGGGACCGAACGGCCCTGGCAGTCAGTATCTGCGCGGCAAGACGGCAGGGTTGATCTCCGCATCGGCCGGGGCGCTGGGCGGCCTGCGGGGGCTGGTCCACGTCCGGGCGATCCTGGGCAATATCGGCATGACCGTCATTCCGAACCAGGTCGCGGTCAGCGGGGCCAAGAAAATTCTGGCGGAAGACGGATCGATTACCGACCCGGACCGGGAAAAGCAGGTTAAAGCCGTCGGGGCGACCTTGGCGGAGGTGACGGGGAAGCTGATCGCCTGA
- a CDS encoding type 1 glutamine amidotransferase, with protein sequence MRLGILEAGRPPAPLDETHGRYPAMFADLLRPHLPAETEIVTYAVIDSEFPDSAVDCDAWLITGSAYGVYDPDPWIATLKDFARAVADAGVPMVGICFGHQLISEVLGGKAVKSDKGWGVGAHRYALKNRPEWLPEGGDIEFDTYVSHQDQVTEPPPGAQVLAGSDFCPNAMLAIGDRILTLQSHPEMPSGYVGDLYTLRRERIGAERIDAAMQTIVDTPRAPDADRVAAWIGAFLTHTLKA encoded by the coding sequence ATGCGCCTCGGCATTCTTGAAGCCGGACGTCCACCCGCGCCGCTGGACGAAACCCATGGCCGTTATCCGGCCATGTTCGCTGACCTGCTTCGCCCGCACCTGCCGGCGGAGACGGAAATCGTCACCTATGCAGTGATCGACAGCGAATTCCCGGATTCCGCCGTAGACTGCGACGCCTGGCTGATCACGGGCAGCGCCTATGGCGTTTATGATCCGGATCCCTGGATCGCAACACTGAAGGATTTCGCCCGTGCGGTCGCCGATGCCGGGGTGCCGATGGTCGGTATATGCTTCGGCCATCAGCTGATTTCGGAAGTGCTCGGCGGAAAGGCGGTCAAGTCCGACAAGGGCTGGGGCGTTGGCGCACATCGCTATGCGCTGAAGAACCGGCCGGAATGGTTGCCCGAAGGTGGCGATATCGAATTCGACACCTATGTATCCCATCAGGATCAGGTGACGGAACCGCCCCCCGGCGCCCAGGTGCTGGCCGGCAGCGACTTCTGCCCGAACGCCATGCTGGCAATCGGTGACCGGATCCTGACCCTGCAAAGCCACCCGGAAATGCCCAGCGGCTATGTCGGGGACCTTTACACCCTGCGCCGCGAACGCATTGGTGCGGAACGCATCGACGCAGCGATGCAGACAATCGTTGATACGCCGCGCGCGCCCGACGCCGACCGCGTCGCCGCCTGGATCGGCGCCTTTCTGACACACACGCTCAAAGCCTGA
- the typA gene encoding translational GTPase TypA, which translates to MDLRNIAIIAHVDHGKTTMVDKLLTQSGAVQSHQQIAERAMDSNDLEKERGITILAKCTSVEWKGTRINIVDTPGHADFGGEVERILSMVDGVVLLVDAAEGPMPQTKFVTIKALELGLKPIVVINKVDKPDARPDWVIDQVFDLFVALDANEDQLDFPVLYASAKQGWAARGLEDDRTDLTPLFETVLDKVSAPVADADGPFRMLVTTLESDPYLGRILTGRIESGSIAVNRTVKGLGRNGKTLETGRLTKLLAFRGLKREPVEHASAGDIVAIAGMTVATVADTICDPSVTEPVPGRPIAPPTMAMTVSVNDSPLAGREGDKLTGRMIGDRLMREAESNVAIRVTESAEKDAYEVAGRGELQLGVLLETLRREGFELTVGPPRVLFREDENGNRIEPIEEAQIDVDEEFAGVVVEKLGLRKGEMQEMHPSGGGKTRIVFEIPSRGLIGYQGEFLADTRGTGILSRMFKGFAPYKGPIPGRRAGVLISAEQGTAVPYALYNLEERGPLFVDPGDPVYSGMILGEHNKGQDLEVNPLKAKQLTNFRASGKDDAIKLTPPIRRTLEEALAYIQDDERVEVTPQSIRLRKALLDPHERKRDKRRREAEMV; encoded by the coding sequence ATGGACCTTCGCAACATTGCCATTATTGCCCATGTCGACCACGGCAAGACCACCATGGTCGACAAGCTTCTGACCCAGTCCGGCGCGGTGCAGTCGCATCAGCAGATCGCCGAACGGGCGATGGATTCCAACGATCTGGAGAAGGAACGCGGGATCACGATCCTGGCGAAATGCACCTCCGTCGAATGGAAGGGCACCCGCATCAACATCGTCGACACCCCCGGTCACGCCGATTTCGGGGGCGAAGTGGAACGCATCCTGTCCATGGTCGACGGGGTGGTGCTGCTGGTCGACGCGGCCGAAGGCCCGATGCCGCAAACCAAGTTCGTCACCATCAAGGCGCTGGAGCTGGGCCTGAAGCCGATCGTTGTCATCAACAAGGTCGACAAGCCGGACGCCCGCCCCGACTGGGTGATCGATCAGGTGTTCGATCTGTTTGTCGCCCTGGACGCGAATGAAGATCAGCTCGACTTCCCGGTGCTCTACGCTTCCGCCAAACAGGGCTGGGCTGCGCGCGGCCTGGAGGACGATCGCACCGATCTGACGCCGCTGTTCGAAACCGTGCTGGACAAGGTATCGGCCCCGGTCGCCGATGCGGACGGTCCTTTCCGCATGCTGGTGACGACGCTCGAAAGCGACCCCTATCTGGGTCGTATCCTGACGGGGCGCATCGAATCCGGCTCCATCGCCGTGAATCGCACGGTCAAGGGTCTGGGTCGCAACGGCAAGACGCTGGAAACCGGACGCCTGACAAAACTGCTGGCCTTCCGTGGCCTGAAACGGGAGCCGGTGGAGCACGCCAGCGCCGGCGATATCGTCGCAATCGCCGGCATGACCGTCGCCACCGTGGCCGATACGATCTGCGACCCGTCCGTCACCGAACCGGTGCCGGGCCGTCCGATTGCGCCGCCCACCATGGCCATGACCGTATCGGTCAATGACAGCCCGCTGGCCGGTCGCGAGGGCGACAAGTTGACCGGACGCATGATCGGCGACCGCCTGATGCGCGAGGCGGAAAGCAATGTCGCGATCCGCGTCACCGAAAGCGCCGAGAAGGACGCCTATGAGGTCGCCGGGCGCGGCGAGTTGCAGCTGGGCGTGCTGCTGGAAACGCTGCGCCGCGAAGGCTTCGAACTGACCGTGGGCCCGCCGCGTGTCCTGTTCCGGGAAGATGAGAACGGCAACCGCATTGAGCCGATTGAGGAAGCGCAGATCGACGTTGACGAGGAATTCGCCGGCGTCGTCGTCGAAAAGCTGGGCCTGCGCAAGGGCGAGATGCAGGAGATGCACCCGTCCGGCGGCGGCAAGACCCGCATCGTTTTCGAGATCCCGTCGCGCGGCCTGATCGGATATCAGGGCGAATTCCTGGCCGACACGCGCGGCACCGGCATCCTGTCGCGGATGTTCAAGGGCTTCGCCCCTTACAAGGGTCCGATTCCGGGTCGCCGTGCCGGTGTGTTGATTTCCGCCGAACAGGGTACGGCCGTCCCCTATGCACTGTACAATCTGGAGGAACGCGGGCCACTGTTCGTCGATCCGGGCGACCCGGTCTATTCCGGCATGATCCTAGGAGAACACAACAAGGGCCAGGACCTGGAAGTGAACCCGCTGAAGGCCAAGCAACTGACCAACTTCCGCGCGTCGGGCAAGGATGATGCGATCAAGCTGACCCCGCCGATCCGCCGGACGCTGGAGGAGGCCCTAGCCTATATTCAGGACGATGAGCGCGTCGAGGTCACGCCGCAGTCGATCCGCCTGCGCAAGGCATTGCTGGACCCGCATGAGCGCAAACGCGACAAGCGCCGGCGCGAAGCGGAAATGGTCTGA